The Labilibaculum sp. sequence TGCCTCTTATCGATTTTAGACCGTACCATATCGGCGCCAATATTTCTGATGGAATGAGAATTCCGGAGGGAGCTCCCGCTGACGAATACCGAAGTCTTTTTAAGTATCAAAAAGATGGCGTGGTAAAAGAATTTGACGAAACCAATTATCCATGGCAGGATACAAGCTGGAAATATGTTGATTCTGAGCAAATAAAAATAAAAGAAGGATACACTCCTCCGATTCATGATTTTTCAATCTCGAATGAGACAGAAGGAGACATTACCAATATGGTTTTATCCGACAATGGATATACTTTCCTTTTGGTTTCAAAAAACCTTAGTGAAATTAACGAAAGTGCTTTACTAAAAATTAAAGAACTTGCATTCTACGCTCTCGGGAACAACATACAGTTTATTGGCCTTACTGCTTCGGGTGAAGATGTTATGCAAGGCTTTAAAACCACTAATGAGCTGCCTTTTGATTTTTACAACACCGACGAGATTCAATTAAAAACAATCATTCGTTCGAATCCAGGTTTAGTTCTACTCAAAAAAGGAACCATTCTTGACAAATGGCATTTCAGAGATTTTCCCGGAACAAATCAGCTTCAAGGCGATCTTGCGGCCTACTCTATTACAAAACATCAAACACTAAATATCAATCTATTTATTATTAGTATTACTTCAACTTTGCTATTGCTTCTTGTTCTTTTCAGTTTGATAAGAATACGACTTGCAGAAGCAAAAAACAGATTACGATTATGAGAAAGAAAATTGTTGCAGGAAACTGGAAAATGAACAATACACTTGAAGAAGGTATTGTATTGGCGGGACAAATCAATGATTTAGTTGAGAAAACTGAGCTTAATGGTGTAGATGTTGTTATTGGTACCCCTTTTATTCACCTAACTGAAGTGAACAAAATTGTTGGCGATAAAATTGGTGTTGCTGCTCAAAACTGTGCCGATGAAGTTAGCGGAGCCTACACAGGAGAGGTTTCGGCTTCGATGATTAAATCAACAGGCAGTAAATACGTAATTCTAGGTCACTCGGAACGCAGAGAATACTATGGCGAAACCAGTGAGAAGTTGGTTAAAAAAGTAGCTCTAAGTCTTGAAAACGGTCTTACTCCAATTTTCTGTTTTGGTGAGGTTTTGGAAGAACGTCAATCTGAAAAACATTTTGATGTTGTAAAAAGCCAGATTGCAGAAGGATTATTCAACTTATCAGCTGAAGATTTTGGGAAAGTTGTGTTGGCTTACGAACCAGTTTGGGCTATTGGAACAGGTGTAACAGCTTCTTCTGCTCAGGCTCAGGAAATGCACGCATTTATTCGTCAGACTTTGGTTGCTCAATATGGTCAGGAAGTTGCAGATAATACATCTATTCTTTACGGAGGAAGCTGCAAACCTTCCAATGCGAAAGAATTATTCGAAAACCCTGATGTAGACGGAGGTTTAATTGGTGGAGCTTCTCTTAATGCAGAAGATTTCATGGGAATTATTACTGCTTTTTAATAGCGTAAACACATACGATTAAAGCCGATACACCAGTGTCGGCTTTTGTTTTTTGATCAGGATTAAATTAACTTGTTACCCATACTATTATTAGACAAATAAAAAATGGATTATATCGAACTGAAATGTCAGATCCAACCTTTCTCTGAAGAAATTGCAGAAATATTAATTGCAGAACTTGGCGAGTTGGATTACGAGAGTTTTACACAAAGTGAAGATGCTGTTGAAGCATACATACAGGCGCCTCTGTTTGATATGAAAGAGGTAGAGCAACTTAGCATTAATCAGTTGCCGAATGCTCCTTTTAAATTGAGCTACTCGAACAAAACAATTGCATCTCAGGATTGGAACGCGCTTTGGGAATCCAATTTCAGTCCGGTTATCATCTCAGATCAGGTAGTGATCAGAGCCTCTTTCCATACCGACACTCCAAAAGTTCCTTACGATATCGTAATTGATCCAAAAATGTCGTTTGGAACAGGACACCACTCTACCACTTCGTTAATGGTTCAGAGCATTCTTGAATTGGATCTGGAAGGGAAATCAGTCTTGGATATGGGCTGTGGCACCAGTCTGCTTGCAATTTTGGCATCGAAACGAAACGCTGAAAAAGTAGATGCGATTGATATTGACGAATGGCCTTATACCAACTCACTGGAAAATATCAAAAACAATAAGGCTGATAATGTATCTGTTTTTTTGGGTGATGCAGCTTTATTGGAAGGAAAACAATATGATGTTGTTTTGGCCAACATCAACAGAAACATATTGCTTAACGACATGAAACATTACGTTGCCTGTCTTCCGCAAAACGGAGAATTGGTGATGAGTGGATTTTATACTGAAGATTTAAAGCACATTAAAGAGGAAGCTGAAAAAAACAATTTAGAATACATCAGCCACAAAGTTGATTTAAATTGGGTTGCTGTTCGTTTCTCAAAAAAGTAAAATACAATATTTTGCCGGTATCTGTTATTCTATAAAGAAGACAGAGAACCGGCGTTTTACTTTTCAGATCCCATCAAATTTGTTAAATTACCTTTGCAAATATATCCATACCCGAAACTTCATTTACAATGAATAAGCTTCTCTTCTCCGTTATTCTTTTTTTGGGAATAATAATTTCAACCCAATCCGTTTTAGCACAAAGTATCAAGTCATTTTCTCATGACTCAATCATCTTTCAAGATGATTTTTTGAAGTTCATGGATCATCCAACCAAAAAAAAAGAAAGCAAAGAGTTTAAAGAGCAATTCCCCGCCTTCTGGTTTTCGCCGGAAATGACAAAAGACAGACGACAGAACATCTACCAGATATGTGATATTTTCCTGTCGAGAAAAGCAAGATCGTTTCCTGATTTTTACAACTATTTCGAAACACTGATGTTGTTTCAGCAACAAAATCGTGACAAAAAGGATTATTCCAATTGGGAGAAGGGTTTAATCCATCAGATCAGTGATAAAAAGAATAAGTTAAGTGCAACACAAGACTTTCTAATTCAAACACAAAACCTTTTAAAGGATACAATAATAAATGAATCGTACGCTGCCAAATGGAAATGTGAGAATGCAAAATTCAAGTTTCTCTTCGATAAAGTACTAAGTATCCAATTCGATCAGGCAGACCTATATTGCATCGCACAACGCGACAGTTCCTGCATATACAATACAAGCGGAATATATCATCCGTTTGAAAAAATCTGGAATGGAAACAAAGGAAAAGTAACATGGACCAGAGCGGGGAAAAGCGATACAGAAGAATACGCTGTATTTGATTCTTACTCTGTTGACACCCAAAAAACATCTTTCCAGGTTGATACTGTCAGCTATTACAACAAAGAACTTTTTGATGATAAAATTGAGGGCAGTCTCTCTGAGAAGATGAACTCAGTGAAAGATCCATCTTTGGCAATCTACCCTCGTTTTGAATCCTTCGAAAAAGAAATCGAAATTAAAAATCTATTCGAAAATCTTAATTACAAGGGAGGTGTTGCCATTCACGGGGCAAAATTTTTGGGAAAAGGAAGTCCCGAAATCCCATCTGTAATAGAGTTATCCAGACATGATACCTTATTTTTACGGGCACGATCGGAACACTTCTCATTTAACAACAATCGTGTTGTTGGAAAAGATACCGAAATTGAAATCCTGATCGACACCTGTCAAATTTATCACCCCGGACTGTTGTTTCAATACTACCCAGACAAAAAAGAAGTTAATTTAATCCGAGAAGGAGAAGGAATTGCCTTGAGTCCCTACTTCAACACCTATCACAATCTGATTATGGATTTTGGAATGTTGGTATGGAATATGGATGAAAATTTAATGCACTTTGGAAGTATGAAAGGCGCTACCAGTCGTCAGGCTCATTTCGAGTCGATGAATTATTTTAGTCTCAACCGATTCATGAAAATTCAGGGCATGGATCAGGAGAATCCGCTGGTTTTACTGCGTAAATATGCCGATTATTCTTACGTAGAAACATTTACCGCAATGGAATACGCCAACTTCATTAAAAAACCGGTTAACCATGTGCGCCAGCAAATTATTGGCTTATCGTTTCAAGGCTTCGTAATCTACAATAGAAACACCGATGAAGTTACATTACAACAACGACTTACCGATTACATTAAATCGGGAATGGGACGACAGGATTATGACGTAATTCGTTTCACCACGCAAACAGAAAATAATGAAGATGATGCTACTCTTCGAATGGGAAGTTACAATTTGGATATTAACGGTGTTAAACACATTGCTGTAAGTGATTCTCAAAATGTGGTGATCTTTCCGAAGCATCAGAAAATAACCCTTAAAAAGAATCGTGATTTCCAGTTCGATGGAAAAATAATGGCCGGATTACTGGATATGTACGGGAAGGATTTTAATTTCTCTTACGAAAAGTTCAAAATTGACCTCGACCTGATTGACTCTCTGCAAATAAACATTGTAACTGATTCACTTTCTAACTATGGCAGAAGATACACAACACAATTGGGAAGTGTATTGGAAAAAATAACAGGAAATTTATTAATTGATGATCCCAACAACAAGTCGGGATTAAAAAACTACGCGGAATATCCGATTTTTAATAGTTCTGATTCTTGTTTTGTGTACTACGACAGCAAAAAAATACAGGATGGAGCCTATAAAAAGGAAGAATTCTATTTCAAGGTTGATCCCTACACAATCAACAATATAAACGACTTTAAAAAGGAAGACATTTCGTTAAAAGGAACTTTTGTTTCCGACAGCATATTCCCAACATTTAGAGAAACTCTAAGCATTAATGATGATAATTCGCTGGGATTCTACCACGTAACGCCTAAAGAAGGATTGCCTGTTTACGGGAAAGGAACTTTTACTGATAGCATACACCTTTCTAACGAAGGATTAATTGGTGATGGAACACTAAACTACCTTACCTCTATTACAAAATCTGAAAAATTAGTATTCAGACCGGAAATTATGACCACTCAGGCCGAAAGTTTCGAATTAAAGGAACTGGCTTCGCATATGAACAATCCTGAGGTAAACGGCGAGAAAATTTTTGCAACATGGTATCCGTACAAAGAAGAACTTTACGTGAAGAGTACGGCCTTACCTATCGACATGTATAAAAAGCTGGCAACCCTTGCCGGAACGCTGAAAATTACTCCAACAGAAATTACCGGACTTGGCAATATGGAATTGGTAAACGCTGAACTTCAATCGGATTATTTTACCTACACGCCTAAAACCATTGTTGCAGATACAGCAATTTTCAAATTAAAAAATACAGATTCGGAAGGTTATGCCTTTGAAAGTAAAGATGTAAAAGCACATATCGACTTTATCAGCAGAACCGGACAGTTTACAAGCACAACAGAAGGAAGCATCAGCGAGTTCCCATCGAACAAATACATGGCCTACATCAATAGTTTTGCCTGGGAAATGGAACAGCAAGAGCTTCTATTTGGAAACGAAGATAAAAACTCACTGGCCGCTTTATGGGATCAGGATAAAATGGAAAGCCTGCCAAAAACAGCTTATAACGAATTTATCTCGACAAGTCTGAAACAGGATTCCCTAAGTTTCCTTACCCCATTGGCTCGATACAATTCCATAGACCATACAATTAAAGCAAAATATGTAACAGATCTGGCTGTTGCTGATGCAAAAATATATCCCGACAAAGGAGATGTGAACATTGAAGAAGAGGGACAGATACAAACGCTTCGTAACTCGATAGTACTTGCCGACACTCTTAATTCATTTCACAACATTTTTAATGCCACCATAAATATTCACAGCAAAAACTCCTATTCCGGATCGGGTAGTTACACCTACCTGGATGCCGAAGAAAATGAGCAGGAACTGTTTTTTGATGTGATAGATGTCGATAGCCTCGGACAAACTATTGCCATGGGAAATTTGCCGGAAGAAAAATCGTTTAGCTTAAGTCCTGATTTTGACTACAAAGGGAAAGTGAGACTGGAAGCACGGGAAAAATCACTTTTCTTTCATGGTCAGACCAAAATTCATAACAAATGCGAAAGCATTGGCGACAAATGGCTTGATTTCAATTCTCAGATTGACCCGAAAGAAATTTACATCCCTGTTGATTTGCACGTAACCGATGATGAAAGCCTGATGCTTTACAATAGTTTTTTCTTAACGAATGATTCCATTCATATCTATTCATCATTTTTATCACGCAGAATATTTTACACGGACAACGTGCTATTGGAAG is a genomic window containing:
- a CDS encoding BT_3928 family protein, with amino-acid sequence MRVLQFVSRLFVGLIFIFSGFVKAVDPMGSTFKFTDYFLAFGTDALKEIAFPLAILLSTLEFTLGMALIFNSRKNITAWLALLFMLFFTPLTFILAIQNPVTDCGCFGDALVLSNWETFWKNIVILAFTLVIFLRRKKDENQHPIWEQNLLIGFALIVSVWISTYSYRHLPLIDFRPYHIGANISDGMRIPEGAPADEYRSLFKYQKDGVVKEFDETNYPWQDTSWKYVDSEQIKIKEGYTPPIHDFSISNETEGDITNMVLSDNGYTFLLVSKNLSEINESALLKIKELAFYALGNNIQFIGLTASGEDVMQGFKTTNELPFDFYNTDEIQLKTIIRSNPGLVLLKKGTILDKWHFRDFPGTNQLQGDLAAYSITKHQTLNINLFIISITSTLLLLLVLFSLIRIRLAEAKNRLRL
- the tpiA gene encoding triose-phosphate isomerase — encoded protein: MRKKIVAGNWKMNNTLEEGIVLAGQINDLVEKTELNGVDVVIGTPFIHLTEVNKIVGDKIGVAAQNCADEVSGAYTGEVSASMIKSTGSKYVILGHSERREYYGETSEKLVKKVALSLENGLTPIFCFGEVLEERQSEKHFDVVKSQIAEGLFNLSAEDFGKVVLAYEPVWAIGTGVTASSAQAQEMHAFIRQTLVAQYGQEVADNTSILYGGSCKPSNAKELFENPDVDGGLIGGASLNAEDFMGIITAF
- the prmA gene encoding 50S ribosomal protein L11 methyltransferase, translating into MDYIELKCQIQPFSEEIAEILIAELGELDYESFTQSEDAVEAYIQAPLFDMKEVEQLSINQLPNAPFKLSYSNKTIASQDWNALWESNFSPVIISDQVVIRASFHTDTPKVPYDIVIDPKMSFGTGHHSTTSLMVQSILELDLEGKSVLDMGCGTSLLAILASKRNAEKVDAIDIDEWPYTNSLENIKNNKADNVSVFLGDAALLEGKQYDVVLANINRNILLNDMKHYVACLPQNGELVMSGFYTEDLKHIKEEAEKNNLEYISHKVDLNWVAVRFSKK